Proteins from a genomic interval of Sulfurospirillum oryzae:
- a CDS encoding DedA family protein — translation MHVIIDWIVQTVGALGYLGIFFMMLIESSIFPLPSEVVMIPAGYLCAKGEMTLWIVILLGILGSIAGALINYFLAVKLGRKLILKYGHYVFFTPETLEKVELFFKTHGSFSTFTGRLIPVIRHYISLPAGLARMNLGLFCFYTGFGAGIWVSILTFLGYFFGQNEALLNEHLHTITIAVVIFIVITAVIYIWLHKRKARKHRLKKL, via the coding sequence ATGCACGTTATTATTGATTGGATTGTTCAAACTGTTGGCGCTTTAGGTTATTTGGGTATCTTTTTTATGATGCTGATTGAAAGTAGCATTTTTCCGCTTCCAAGCGAAGTAGTCATGATACCTGCTGGGTATTTGTGTGCCAAAGGTGAGATGACATTATGGATTGTCATTTTGCTTGGTATTTTAGGCAGTATTGCTGGAGCACTCATTAACTACTTTTTAGCTGTAAAGCTTGGGCGAAAACTCATTTTAAAGTACGGGCATTACGTCTTTTTTACACCTGAAACCTTGGAAAAAGTAGAACTTTTTTTTAAAACACATGGCTCATTCTCAACTTTTACCGGAAGATTGATTCCCGTCATCCGCCATTACATCTCTTTGCCCGCAGGCTTGGCTCGAATGAATCTAGGGCTTTTTTGTTTTTACACTGGCTTTGGTGCTGGAATTTGGGTGAGTATTTTGACCTTTTTAGGCTATTTTTTCGGTCAAAATGAGGCGCTACTTAATGAGCATTTGCATACTATAACCATTGCGGTGGTTATTTTTATTGTAATTACTGCGGTGATTTATATATGGCTTCATAAAAGAAAAGCTCGAAAGCATCGCTTAAAAAAGTTGTAA
- a CDS encoding methyl-accepting chemotaxis protein, with amino-acid sequence MLSFKDKCIILPKWLRNKAMLSAIETAFEGIAQTRKRIMIEWANEIWREVENTTILLEQEENDVISILKEQEKLSESILEYYVLNSAKKMLFSSSNRLLKEYRYDESAFCEAIDSVFLSSTQLFFGPYVDDDTLTFKPKASSFHDRVTLAFIKNYKVRDENFVLIARVSNDTLSDLIQREAGHIFKESGDNYLFMTEPYFNKNIKLGTALSRSRFEDNTFSFGENLKEGVHTEQGIISIKQHTEFEIVFNDPATGLLHLGVANTIKKGTNLFCAYPGYPDYRGIPVIGKGITFSLPYSLDKWGMMCEGDLLEVYDIMQFRHKIYAKMALLIGILIPSSYLLVSTFLPFLSRFEEVSVITVASLFMILGTMGNELSDFFSKYASLRVLLQGFVEGDGDITKRADLTKFNKDENRRTAIWINSVIDIFDTILKKTKTSLLNLLNLNQHLTNTIVVTGKKIEQIGVSIQNIVSHIQTQNNSIQNSVNKADAMSHKIAQTQTQVAASLGNVESSISNIKSIAGETTQIIFTLEQNVAEVSSMIETIKDITDKTNLLSLNAAVEASRAGEQGRGFAVVAEEVRKLADMTDKATVRIETIVHSINENVNEALSSMQNVNNTVDKGIEISTQSLHSIDAILLDQKEVILEMKDDVYKIYEDSKNTMSHANAISSEVRELTHLNHQVKTISDSVTHHVNSLSKTVGQFKTS; translated from the coding sequence TTGTTGTCATTCAAAGATAAATGTATTATCCTGCCAAAGTGGCTTAGAAATAAAGCGATGCTCAGTGCTATTGAAACAGCATTTGAGGGAATTGCACAGACGCGTAAGCGCATTATGATTGAATGGGCGAATGAAATATGGCGCGAAGTGGAGAATACAACAATTCTTCTAGAGCAAGAAGAGAATGATGTCATCTCAATATTAAAAGAGCAAGAGAAACTAAGTGAATCAATCTTGGAGTATTATGTTTTAAACAGTGCTAAAAAAATGCTCTTTAGCTCAAGCAATCGTTTACTGAAAGAATACCGATACGATGAAAGCGCCTTTTGTGAAGCTATTGACTCTGTTTTTCTTAGCTCAACACAGCTCTTTTTTGGACCCTATGTTGATGATGACACACTTACATTTAAGCCTAAAGCTTCGTCTTTTCACGATCGTGTAACACTTGCATTTATCAAAAATTATAAGGTAAGAGATGAAAATTTTGTTTTGATTGCACGTGTTTCAAACGACACTCTAAGTGATCTTATTCAGCGGGAAGCAGGGCATATTTTCAAAGAATCGGGCGACAACTATCTTTTCATGACAGAGCCTTATTTTAATAAAAATATTAAATTAGGCACAGCTCTTTCTCGCTCGCGGTTTGAAGATAACACGTTTAGCTTTGGTGAAAACCTTAAAGAAGGTGTCCATACAGAACAGGGTATTATTTCTATTAAACAACATACAGAATTTGAAATTGTCTTTAATGATCCAGCAACGGGATTATTACACCTAGGCGTTGCCAATACAATCAAAAAAGGCACCAATCTTTTCTGTGCCTATCCTGGTTATCCTGATTATCGAGGTATTCCTGTTATTGGAAAAGGTATCACTTTCAGTTTGCCTTATAGTTTAGATAAATGGGGTATGATGTGTGAAGGTGACCTTTTAGAAGTCTATGACATCATGCAATTTCGCCACAAGATTTACGCAAAAATGGCGCTTTTAATTGGTATTCTCATTCCTAGCAGTTATCTTTTAGTCTCCACCTTCCTACCATTTTTGAGCCGTTTTGAAGAAGTAAGTGTTATTACAGTGGCCTCATTATTTATGATCCTAGGAACAATGGGAAATGAATTATCTGACTTTTTTAGTAAATATGCCTCCTTACGTGTGCTGTTGCAAGGCTTTGTTGAAGGTGATGGCGATATTACAAAGCGAGCAGATCTCACAAAATTTAATAAAGATGAGAACAGACGTACCGCTATCTGGATCAATAGTGTCATCGATATCTTTGATACAATTCTAAAGAAGACAAAAACATCACTTCTTAACCTACTCAATCTTAATCAACACCTTACAAACACCATCGTAGTCACGGGCAAAAAAATTGAACAGATTGGTGTGAGTATTCAAAATATCGTTTCACACATACAAACGCAAAACAACTCCATACAAAACTCGGTTAATAAAGCTGATGCAATGAGTCACAAAATTGCTCAAACACAAACACAAGTAGCAGCAAGCCTTGGCAATGTAGAGTCTTCCATCAGCAATATTAAATCAATTGCAGGAGAGACAACACAAATTATCTTTACATTAGAGCAAAATGTAGCCGAAGTTTCATCGATGATAGAAACGATCAAAGATATCACCGATAAAACCAATCTTCTCTCTTTAAATGCAGCAGTTGAAGCAAGCCGCGCAGGTGAGCAAGGACGCGGTTTTGCTGTTGTTGCAGAAGAAGTGCGAAAGCTTGCAGATATGACCGATAAAGCAACCGTACGTATTGAAACTATCGTCCATAGCATCAATGAAAATGTCAATGAAGCACTTTCCAGTATGCAAAACGTCAATAATACAGTTGATAAAGGCATAGAAATTTCAACCCAATCCCTTCATAGTATTGATGCAATTTTATTAGATCAAAAAGAGGTCATTTTAGAGATGAAAGATGATGTCTATAAAATTTATGAAGATTCAAAAAATACAATGTCACATGCCAATGCTATCAGCAGTGAAGTTCGTGAACTTACACATCTAAATCATCAAGTTAAAACCATTTCAGATAGTGTGACACATCATGTTAATTCACTCAGTAAAACTGTAGGGCAGTTTAAAACTTCATGA
- a CDS encoding amino acid ABC transporter ATP-binding protein, with protein MKDRKEIIEIKNLNKWYGDFHVLKDINLTIKKGEIIVVCGPSGSGKSTLIRCINYLEQFQEGQIIVDGIELVNDVKKIKAIREEVAMVFQHFNLFPHLTILDNLTLAPVWVRKMPRKEAEAMAMKYLERVGIANQAHKYPNQLSGGQQQRVAIARSLCKNPKIMLFDEPTSALDPEMVAEVLDVMIELAREDKTMVCVTHEMGFAKKVADRIIFMDAGQIVEENTPEEFFQNPESDRLKLFLEQILSH; from the coding sequence ATGAAAGATAGAAAAGAAATCATAGAAATTAAAAACTTAAACAAATGGTACGGGGATTTTCACGTTTTAAAAGATATTAACCTTACCATTAAAAAAGGTGAGATCATAGTTGTCTGTGGACCATCAGGTTCAGGTAAATCAACCCTCATTCGTTGTATCAACTATCTTGAGCAATTTCAAGAGGGACAGATTATTGTTGATGGCATCGAGCTTGTTAATGATGTTAAAAAGATCAAAGCGATTCGAGAAGAAGTTGCAATGGTGTTTCAACACTTTAACCTCTTCCCACACTTAACAATTTTAGATAATCTTACGCTTGCCCCAGTTTGGGTTAGAAAAATGCCACGCAAAGAGGCTGAAGCTATGGCAATGAAATATTTGGAGCGTGTAGGCATTGCCAATCAAGCACACAAATACCCAAATCAACTCTCTGGTGGACAACAACAACGTGTTGCCATAGCACGTAGTTTATGTAAAAATCCTAAAATCATGCTTTTTGATGAACCAACTTCTGCACTTGATCCTGAAATGGTTGCTGAAGTTTTGGATGTTATGATAGAATTAGCACGCGAAGATAAAACGATGGTGTGTGTTACCCACGAAATGGGCTTTGCAAAAAAGGTAGCCGACAGGATTATCTTTATGGATGCAGGGCAAATTGTCGAAGAAAATACACCTGAAGAGTTTTTCCAAAATCCTGAGTCTGATCGTCTTAAACTCTTTTTGGAGCAAATCTTATCGCACTGA
- a CDS encoding ATP-binding cassette domain-containing protein, giving the protein MSQEVLRIENLSFAYPNSKLLYDNFSLHVKVGEVVSILGESGSGKSTLFELIAGNLKAKSGTITASKLSQIFQDPYTSFHPTYTIINQISDVAPLHDLRQLCHSLDLDTDVLTQKPHQLSGGQLQRCSILRALLMKPSLLLADEPTSALDNITGLHVMQLLMQFLDQVGILLITHDKNLASWCSDSTIELKS; this is encoded by the coding sequence ATGAGCCAAGAGGTTTTACGCATTGAAAACCTAAGCTTCGCTTACCCCAATTCCAAGCTTTTATACGACAATTTCTCTTTACATGTAAAGGTGGGAGAAGTTGTTTCCATCTTGGGTGAGAGTGGTAGTGGAAAAAGTACACTTTTTGAGTTGATTGCAGGAAATCTGAAAGCCAAAAGCGGTACTATCACCGCTTCAAAACTCTCGCAAATTTTCCAAGACCCTTATACGTCGTTTCATCCGACCTACACGATCATCAATCAAATCAGTGATGTTGCCCCTTTGCATGATTTACGCCAACTCTGTCATTCCCTCGATCTTGATACAGATGTCCTGACACAAAAGCCACATCAACTCAGCGGTGGTCAGCTTCAAAGGTGTTCTATTTTAAGGGCTTTGTTGATGAAACCCTCACTTCTTTTAGCCGATGAACCCACTTCTGCACTCGATAACATCACAGGCTTACATGTCATGCAACTTTTGATGCAGTTTTTAGACCAAGTGGGCATTTTGCTCATCACCCACGATAAAAATTTAGCATCATGGTGCAGTGATAGCACCATTGAGTTAAAATCTTAA
- a CDS encoding DnaJ domain-containing protein: protein MIQGLEYNDFEKALSTLGVVAKTDKKTLHKLYLALSKEFHPDSPNGDTAKFQEINDAYQLVKAYMENYRFDFDEEEFKKQYPYSKSDWLCGR, encoded by the coding sequence ATGATTCAAGGTTTAGAGTATAATGATTTTGAAAAAGCACTCTCAACCTTGGGCGTTGTCGCCAAAACCGATAAAAAAACCCTTCATAAACTCTACCTTGCTCTTTCAAAAGAGTTTCACCCAGACTCACCCAATGGTGATACAGCAAAGTTTCAAGAGATTAACGATGCGTATCAATTAGTTAAAGCATATATGGAAAATTATCGGTTTGATTTTGATGAGGAAGAGTTTAAAAAGCAATATCCATATTCTAAGAGCGATTGGTTGTGTGGAAGATAA
- a CDS encoding glutamate-5-semialdehyde dehydrogenase: MQTFLKRAKSASRIIATLDPKTKIDVLAHMADALEAHSDIIITENEKDLEEAKKNNLSSALVDRLLLNTKRIAEMAKAIREIAALKEPVGRVLEGWVVPSGIRIEKVSIPIGVVGIIYESRPNVTSDTAALCFKSGNACVLKGGKEAFYSNAIIASLLQDVLEKFHLPREIISLLPDASREGVAKLIKMDKFVDLIIPRGGEALIRFVSENATVPVVKHDKGVCHTYVDKEANLEQAIEIVLNAKCQRPSACNSLETLLVHEAIAKSFLPRMKEALELTGAQIKGCEKTQRLLHVTLASDEDYHTEHLCNALNIKIVENMDEAIAHIAEFGSSHSEAILSENYSMVECFLNEVDAACVYANASTRFTDGGEFGFGAEVGISTNKLHARGPMGINDLTTYKFKVYGKGQIRA, from the coding sequence GTGCAAACTTTTCTCAAACGTGCCAAATCTGCTAGTCGTATTATTGCGACGCTTGATCCCAAAACAAAAATAGATGTTTTGGCGCACATGGCAGATGCTTTGGAAGCACACAGTGACATCATCATAACGGAAAACGAAAAAGATTTAGAAGAAGCAAAGAAAAATAATCTAAGCTCCGCTCTTGTTGATAGGCTTTTACTCAATACCAAAAGAATTGCTGAAATGGCAAAAGCGATCCGCGAAATCGCAGCGCTTAAAGAGCCAGTCGGTCGTGTACTTGAGGGCTGGGTTGTTCCTAGTGGCATCAGAATCGAAAAAGTCAGTATTCCTATTGGTGTGGTGGGTATCATCTATGAAAGTCGTCCTAATGTCACCAGTGACACCGCTGCACTCTGCTTTAAAAGTGGCAATGCCTGCGTGCTTAAAGGTGGTAAAGAGGCGTTTTACAGCAATGCTATCATCGCTTCACTTTTGCAAGATGTTTTGGAAAAATTCCACCTTCCAAGAGAGATTATCTCACTTCTACCCGATGCCAGTCGCGAAGGTGTTGCAAAACTCATTAAGATGGACAAATTCGTTGATCTCATCATTCCTCGTGGTGGTGAAGCGCTCATTCGCTTTGTCAGTGAAAATGCTACCGTTCCTGTGGTCAAACACGACAAAGGTGTTTGCCATACGTATGTGGACAAAGAGGCAAATTTAGAGCAAGCTATTGAGATTGTACTGAATGCCAAATGCCAACGTCCAAGTGCGTGTAATTCACTCGAAACGCTTTTGGTGCATGAAGCAATTGCAAAAAGCTTTTTACCTCGCATGAAAGAGGCGCTTGAACTTACCGGTGCGCAGATTAAGGGGTGCGAGAAAACGCAAAGACTTTTACATGTAACGCTTGCAAGCGATGAAGATTACCATACAGAACATCTTTGTAACGCCCTTAACATCAAGATTGTTGAGAATATGGATGAAGCCATTGCGCATATTGCCGAGTTTGGATCTTCTCATTCCGAAGCCATTTTGAGTGAAAACTACAGTATGGTTGAGTGTTTTTTAAACGAAGTTGACGCAGCCTGTGTTTATGCGAACGCTTCTACACGCTTTACCGATGGTGGTGAATTTGGTTTTGGCGCAGAAGTAGGCATCAGTACCAACAAGCTTCATGCCCGTGGACCTATGGGCATCAATGACCTTACAACCTACAAGTTTAAAGTCTATGGTAAAGGGCAGATTCGCGCATGA
- a CDS encoding amino acid ABC transporter permease: MAIYEKKQERKAPSSTKGATHWVRENLFSSPLNVALTFLGVMILFWVIPPFIKWAYINANFAGTTREDCVSGGACWVFIRMKIDMFMYGFYPSELRWRVNTIYGLFFVLAASFKYLKSPSIKLVLAHLYFIVGFFLVHGGFFGMEAVPTDKWGGLMLTIMVAAVGIAAAFPLGVILALGRASHLPIIKSISVTYIEFIRGVPLITILFMSSIILPLFFPEGMSFDKLLRALIGIAMFESAYIAENIRGGLQSIPKGQYEAADAIGLSYWQKMFLVILPQALKVAIPNLVGVSIALFQDTTLVLIIGLFDLLAMVRLSAADSYWLGYETEGYVFVTFIFWFFCYSMSNFSQKLEKRFNTNLR; this comes from the coding sequence ATGGCAATATATGAAAAAAAACAAGAACGAAAAGCTCCTTCAAGTACAAAAGGAGCAACACATTGGGTGCGTGAAAATCTTTTTTCATCGCCATTGAATGTTGCACTCACTTTTCTTGGTGTAATGATTCTTTTTTGGGTCATTCCTCCTTTTATTAAATGGGCATACATTAATGCTAATTTTGCAGGTACTACGCGTGAAGATTGCGTCAGCGGAGGAGCATGTTGGGTTTTTATTCGCATGAAGATCGATATGTTTATGTATGGTTTTTACCCTTCTGAACTTCGATGGAGAGTCAATACTATTTATGGGCTTTTCTTTGTTTTAGCAGCATCTTTTAAGTACTTAAAAAGTCCATCGATTAAGCTTGTCTTAGCGCATCTTTATTTTATTGTTGGCTTTTTCTTAGTACACGGTGGATTCTTTGGCATGGAAGCTGTGCCTACCGATAAATGGGGTGGCTTGATGCTTACCATTATGGTCGCAGCCGTTGGTATAGCTGCTGCCTTTCCTCTTGGTGTTATTTTAGCCCTTGGACGTGCATCACATTTACCTATTATTAAAAGCATCAGTGTCACTTACATCGAATTTATTCGAGGTGTACCATTGATTACCATTCTTTTTATGTCATCTATTATTTTGCCCCTCTTCTTTCCTGAGGGTATGAGCTTCGATAAACTGCTTCGCGCACTCATTGGTATTGCTATGTTTGAATCGGCCTATATCGCTGAAAATATACGTGGTGGTCTTCAGTCCATTCCTAAAGGTCAATATGAAGCGGCCGATGCTATTGGGCTTTCTTACTGGCAAAAAATGTTTTTGGTTATTTTGCCTCAAGCGTTAAAAGTGGCTATTCCTAACCTTGTAGGTGTTTCCATTGCCCTCTTCCAAGATACCACGCTCGTACTTATTATTGGACTATTTGACTTACTTGCAATGGTGCGTTTAAGTGCTGCTGATTCGTATTGGTTGGGCTATGAAACGGAAGGCTATGTGTTTGTTACCTTTATCTTTTGGTTCTTTTGTTATTCCATGTCTAACTTTAGCCAAAAGCTTGAAAAACGATTTAATACCAATTTGAGATAG
- a CDS encoding amino acid ABC transporter permease yields the protein MLALLRNQKIRGILFQLLTVIGLVAFLWYIGTNTVANIEQRGIQTGFGFLNGTSGFGIDQSPISYTEEDTHGRVFIVGLLNTLIIAFVGIICATIVGLIIGILRLSKNWLIAKLAKAYIDFFRNIPLLLQILFWYNVVLRAMPSPKQSYSFFEIIFINNRGLYFPLPDYNTTFFAILASLLCALFGAIALNSWANKRKETTGDDFLVLPYALGMFILFPIVAYFVSGAHLDFSFPELRGFNFKGGKTLSPEFLALTFALTIYTATFIAEAVRSGIEAVSHGQKEAAASMGFSPYQSLKLVVLPQAIRIAIPPIINQYLNLIKNSSLATAVGYPEIVTVFAGTSLNQVGQAIEIISMTMLVYLIISLVVSAILNWFNHKMKIQER from the coding sequence ATGTTAGCACTTTTGAGAAATCAAAAGATTCGAGGAATTCTTTTCCAATTATTGACAGTTATTGGCTTGGTTGCTTTTTTGTGGTATATTGGCACCAACACTGTCGCCAATATAGAACAAAGAGGCATTCAAACAGGCTTTGGCTTTTTGAATGGTACATCAGGATTTGGTATTGATCAATCCCCTATTTCCTACACTGAAGAAGATACGCATGGGCGCGTTTTCATTGTTGGATTGCTTAATACTCTTATTATTGCATTTGTTGGTATTATTTGTGCTACGATAGTAGGACTTATTATTGGTATTTTAAGGCTTTCAAAAAACTGGCTTATCGCAAAGTTGGCAAAAGCATATATCGACTTTTTTAGAAATATTCCACTTCTTCTTCAAATACTCTTTTGGTACAACGTCGTACTGCGCGCCATGCCAAGTCCCAAGCAGAGTTATAGCTTTTTTGAAATCATCTTTATTAATAATCGAGGTCTTTACTTCCCGCTTCCTGACTACAATACAACCTTTTTTGCAATACTTGCAAGTTTGCTTTGTGCGTTATTTGGTGCGATTGCGCTTAACTCATGGGCAAATAAACGCAAAGAAACAACCGGAGACGATTTTTTAGTACTCCCTTATGCTCTAGGAATGTTCATTCTTTTCCCAATAGTAGCTTATTTTGTCAGCGGAGCTCATCTTGATTTTAGTTTTCCAGAACTTCGCGGGTTTAACTTTAAAGGGGGAAAAACACTCTCGCCTGAATTTCTAGCGCTAACTTTTGCGCTTACTATTTATACGGCTACGTTTATTGCTGAAGCGGTACGTTCAGGTATTGAAGCCGTGAGTCATGGACAAAAAGAAGCGGCAGCTTCTATGGGTTTTAGCCCTTATCAATCGTTGAAGCTTGTTGTTTTGCCACAAGCTATACGTATCGCGATTCCTCCAATTATTAATCAATATCTCAATCTAATTAAGAACTCCTCACTTGCAACTGCTGTTGGGTATCCTGAGATTGTTACAGTCTTTGCGGGTACTTCACTTAACCAAGTAGGACAAGCCATTGAGATTATTTCGATGACGATGCTCGTTTATCTCATCATCAGTTTGGTTGTCTCTGCCATACTCAACTGGTTTAACCATAAAATGAAGATTCAGGAGCGTTAA
- a CDS encoding amino acid ABC transporter substrate-binding protein gives MMLRSKFAKISLATIAVLSLGSTLSADTLSEVQKQGFVKCGVDGGLPGFSEVGSDGIYKGIDVDQCRAVAAAIFGDAKKVKYIALNAKERLTALQSGEIDMLSRNTTWTETRDTSLGLNFTGVTYYDGQGFMVNKKLGVKSAKELDGASICLQTGTTTELNVADYFRTNKMKYKLVSYDTNDQVLKGYESGRCDVLTSDQSQLYGLRIKLLKPDESIVLPEVISKEPLGSVVRKGDGKWFDIVRWTSYAMLTAEESGVTSKNVDAMLKSDNPDIKRLLGVEGQMGENLGLKKDFAYNIIKQVGNYGESFEKTVGQESPLKIKRGYNALWNQGGLQYAPPFR, from the coding sequence ATGATGTTACGTTCTAAATTCGCTAAAATCTCTTTAGCAACAATTGCTGTTTTGAGCTTAGGCTCAACACTAAGTGCTGATACACTCAGCGAAGTACAAAAACAAGGTTTTGTTAAGTGTGGTGTTGATGGTGGCTTACCAGGATTTTCTGAAGTAGGTAGTGATGGTATTTATAAAGGTATCGATGTTGATCAATGTCGTGCAGTTGCTGCTGCTATTTTTGGTGATGCTAAGAAAGTTAAATATATTGCTCTTAACGCAAAAGAGAGACTTACAGCACTTCAATCAGGTGAGATCGATATGCTCTCACGCAATACAACGTGGACAGAAACAAGAGATACTTCTTTAGGTCTTAACTTTACAGGTGTAACGTATTATGATGGTCAAGGCTTTATGGTTAACAAAAAGCTAGGTGTTAAAAGTGCAAAAGAACTTGATGGTGCTTCTATTTGTCTTCAAACAGGAACTACTACTGAGCTAAATGTAGCTGACTACTTTAGAACAAACAAAATGAAATACAAACTCGTCTCTTATGATACTAATGACCAAGTTTTAAAAGGTTATGAGAGTGGAAGATGTGATGTACTTACCTCTGATCAATCACAACTTTACGGTTTGAGAATTAAACTTTTAAAACCTGATGAGTCTATTGTTCTTCCAGAAGTTATCTCTAAAGAGCCATTAGGTTCAGTGGTACGTAAAGGCGATGGTAAATGGTTTGACATCGTTAGATGGACATCTTATGCAATGCTAACAGCTGAAGAATCAGGTGTAACAAGTAAAAATGTTGATGCAATGCTTAAATCTGATAATCCAGACATCAAACGTCTTTTAGGTGTTGAAGGTCAAATGGGTGAAAACTTAGGTCTGAAAAAAGATTTTGCTTATAACATTATCAAGCAAGTTGGTAACTACGGTGAATCATTTGAAAAAACAGTTGGACAAGAGTCTCCTCTTAAAATTAAAAGAGGTTATAACGCTCTTTGGAACCAAGGTGGCTTACAATACGCTCCTCCTTTTAGATAG
- a CDS encoding class II 3-deoxy-7-phosphoheptulonate synthase, whose product MSSWTRASWREKPIKQQPLYTNQEMLKSVEQELSKYPPLVFAGEVRQLKASLADVVAGKAFLLQGGDCAESFAEFNAVNIRDMFKVMLQMAVVLTFAGGCPIVKVGRLAGQFAKPRSSDYEEMDGVSLPSYRGDIINDIEFTEDSRVPNPKRMLKAYNQSAATMNLLRAFSRGGLADLHQVHKWTLGFVSESPLGERYQHLCDRISETLAFMEACGITSSNTPNINETVVYTSHEALLLNYEEALTRQDSLTNDWYDCSAHMLWIGDRTRDVDDAHVEFLRGVKNPIGIKAGPTMTAESLMKLINKLNPENEPGRLNIIVRMGADKIEKEFPKLVRAVKEAGAEVLWSIDPMHGNTIKASNNYKTRSFDEVLREVKGFFKVHEEEGTFPGGVHLEMTGQDVTECIGGAQDITEEKLAHRYHTQCDPRLNANQALELAFLIADSLKAARQRFLAH is encoded by the coding sequence ATGAGTTCTTGGACGCGTGCATCATGGAGAGAAAAACCAATTAAGCAACAACCATTGTATACTAATCAAGAAATGCTGAAAAGTGTTGAGCAAGAACTAAGTAAATATCCTCCGCTTGTCTTTGCGGGTGAAGTAAGACAACTTAAAGCTTCTTTGGCTGACGTTGTAGCAGGTAAAGCTTTCTTGCTTCAAGGTGGAGATTGTGCTGAGAGTTTTGCAGAGTTTAATGCTGTCAACATTCGCGATATGTTCAAAGTTATGCTTCAAATGGCTGTTGTTTTAACCTTTGCTGGAGGTTGTCCTATCGTTAAAGTAGGGCGTCTTGCAGGTCAGTTTGCCAAACCACGTTCATCTGATTATGAAGAGATGGATGGCGTTTCACTTCCAAGTTACCGTGGTGACATCATTAATGACATCGAATTTACCGAAGATTCACGTGTTCCAAACCCAAAACGTATGCTTAAAGCCTACAACCAATCAGCCGCAACAATGAACCTTCTACGCGCATTTTCACGCGGTGGTTTGGCTGACCTTCACCAAGTCCATAAATGGACACTAGGCTTTGTTTCTGAGAGTCCTTTAGGTGAGCGTTACCAACATCTTTGTGACCGTATCTCTGAAACATTGGCGTTTATGGAAGCGTGTGGCATCACTTCTTCTAACACACCAAATATCAACGAAACGGTCGTTTATACTTCACATGAAGCGTTACTCTTAAATTACGAAGAGGCGCTTACGCGTCAAGATAGCCTTACAAATGACTGGTACGACTGTTCGGCACACATGCTCTGGATCGGAGATCGCACACGTGATGTTGATGATGCGCATGTTGAGTTCCTTAGAGGTGTAAAAAATCCTATCGGCATTAAAGCAGGACCTACCATGACGGCTGAGAGTTTAATGAAGCTTATCAACAAACTCAACCCTGAAAATGAACCAGGACGTCTCAATATTATTGTGAGAATGGGTGCAGACAAAATCGAAAAAGAGTTCCCAAAACTTGTACGTGCTGTCAAAGAAGCAGGCGCAGAGGTTCTTTGGAGTATTGACCCAATGCATGGCAATACCATTAAAGCATCCAATAACTACAAAACACGCTCATTTGATGAAGTATTACGTGAAGTCAAAGGCTTCTTTAAAGTTCATGAAGAAGAGGGCACTTTCCCTGGTGGCGTTCACTTAGAAATGACAGGTCAAGATGTTACTGAGTGCATCGGTGGCGCACAAGATATTACCGAAGAAAAACTAGCACACCGCTATCATACACAGTGTGATCCTCGCCTCAACGCTAACCAAGCTTTAGAGCTTGCTTTCCTCATCGCAGACTCGCTTAAAGCAGCACGTCAAAGATTTCTAGCACACTAA